Part of the Serinus canaria isolate serCan28SL12 chromosome 1, serCan2020, whole genome shotgun sequence genome is shown below.
AGTGCAAGAGCCAAGTTTTCCCTCTCTTATCAACCTGAGCACTTTCATAGTTTGCAAACCTTCCCCTTGAGCTCATCAAGTGGGGTCAAGACAAATTATTTTCGTCCGAAGTAAATTTTTTGTGCAACTGGTCATATTCTGGCATGCCCTGATCAATGCCAAAGTTGTTGCACAAACcctttttccactggattcAATTCAACAGCTCATGCTGTGCAAGATTTGGACATCTTAGGAAGAGATCACCATGAAATCATGTTGATCCACATAGGCAGTGTGACATGCTAGGGTGAAGAGGAGACAGATACTCCTTTCTCTGTGTCTCTCCTTACCACTGACTGAATTGTGGggattttgatttattttctccataGGACAAAGATATCTGCCTCCTAGACAACAATAAATTGAGACAAAGGTTAAAACACCTTCAAGACTTGCTTTACTTATATGAATTGCAGCTGAAGGACATACTGGAGAACACTTACCACAGAACGAAAAGCCAACTGTTCTCAGGCAACAGGAGTGTGCAGCATGAGATGCTTTTACCCACAACCAGTGGAAATTTGATAGTGTATGACCAAGGTACAGTTTGCAGTAGTGTGCCACAATGTTTCTttctccctgcagtgtcccatgTGTCATATTTTATGTCTgctaaaagtttaaaaatttttaagtggatcatgttttaaaatacagattgtgttttaaaatacagatacATGGGAAGGAGAAGAGCTGACTGGTTGCCCTGACACCTAAAGATATCCCTTGGGGCTAGAGTCACTTACCCCAGCTGTAGGCAGCTATCATCCAGGTACAAAATGGACATCTTCAGCTGGGCTTCTtacctgcagagaggagcaatcacttctcattttttccatCAGATTTGCTTTAGGCATCTACTTTAGGAAGAGATGGCCCCTGCTCTTGAAGAGCCCATATTCCCTGAGTGGCTTAGGGGAGCTCAGAGTGTCTGGCTCAGCTTCCAACACTGAGACCTGTTCAGATGAGCCAAGCCTCCCTGTTCCTCAGCTCCACCATTAGTTCTGTGGCATGGGAACAGGCATATGCATACTTTGTCCCTTGGTGTTACTTTGAGATCAGGGTCATAAATAACATTGTTTCCTGTGGCCAAGATTTTAGTCTTTAGGGATTACATTGAAAGGTTCTCTCCTGATACAGCCCTGGTAGAGGTGGACACAGGAGCTCAGCctatttttttagaaatattgtTCCCTGATCTTATCAGAAGTACATCTGAGGGTACCTTACCTTCCACATGGAAATTAGCTTGAAATGATCTTGCTGACCGATAAAGTTTAAGTCCCAGGCTTTCATGATATAGCCGCAGGCTAAACTGCAGCTGTCCTGCATCTCACCAAGGATTTGGGCACTATTCTCTCAGAGGGCATGGCTGTAAAGGCTCTCAAGCCTTAAAGCTCTTTGTTAGGCTGGCAGTTTGCAAACTGCTGTAGCTAATACACTGATGCAACATTCCCTTAGAGGGCTTGCAGAGCTATGCACAGGCTGGCCAAGTGTCCTTGTCCCACAGAGCCTCTCAGTGACATCTTCTCTTGGTGGCACACAGCCCTTGGCTTTGCCCCAGCCCATTTAACAAAGGGATACCGTTCTGCCCAGATTGCTCTGCGGTGTATGGCCGGAAGAGCACCACGAGTGGCTACTACCGCATCAGGCCCAGAGCAGACCGAGAGCCTTTCCTGGCCTTCTGTGACATGTCTGATGGCGGCGGCTGGACCGTCATTCAGCGGCGCAGTAATGGCAAGGAGAATTTCAACAGGTGGGTGCATTGTTCTTGCAGCAACGGGGCTTCCAGTCAGGCCATCAGCTTCTacccctgtcctgctgccaggcaaACCCCCACCCTTGAGAAGCAGGATGTGCAAGACTATATGTTAGTGATGATAATTTAGGACCAGGACAATCTGGTGGTACCTGTTGGCAGCGGGGGGCCATTTTCAAAATGGATTTGTAACTTCTTTTCCATGGGTTCTCTGCATTTAAATGCGTGTTTTATCATTATTGAAGACTGTCAAAGGCTCCAAATTGGCAGGTGTCTGCTACCAGTGCACAGACTGAGACCTGTTGAACAGATCTGCTCTGATATGTGGAATTATGTTCAGCATGTTGTAACATTTATTATCGTATTCagataatgttttaaaatgccaAACCAGATTGTCCTTTTCCTATGCAAAATCCCAGAGAAGTGACTTTCATACTGAAATTTTCAGGAGGAGAGATGCTCTGGTAGCACAGTTCAGAAGAAATGTCCCCATGAAGGTTAATTCATTATCACAGCACACACACTTTCAGGGCATATCTAATGCTTTCTAAAGTCTATGCAGTGCATTGCAAAGCTACCTCAAGTGACTCTAAGCTAGAAAGTGATAGCTATCTAGCCATGGTAGTTCAGGTGATAGCTATCTAGCCATGGTAGTTCTggtgaaataaaaacatcctGAAGAGGAGCATTGACTAGTATGAAGGTCAGGCAGAATGAATATCCATAATAACAACATGAGAGAAGGAATAAACATGGGGTTACTAAAACTCGAAATGATGACACACACTGAAGTATATTGGAATATCAAAGGTAATACTTAGAGCAGGTGAATTATGACTTGCTGAAGAACAATATCAGGTGTTTTGCTGAAGACCAAtgtgacagctgctgctttccatttccatttaaCTGGAAACATCAGTCTGCAAGCGCTGCGTCAGGCAGTTTGAAGGTTTGATTCCCATATTTGTCTGTGCACAGGTTTAGCATGGAGAAACGTAAACTGTGAGTTGTACTTACTCCTAGATGAGTCAGACACTTTTAGAAAACAGTATCTAGATACAGGTGAAGTTTTACTTGTTACCATACTCAAGTGTCACAAACTGTCTAATCCCTTCTCAGGATGAAATTTATATCTATAAatttttctctgcaggaaaTGGGATGATTACaaactgggatttgggaaaTTCCAGGGCAAGAATGATGAATACTGGCTGGGCAACGACCACATCCATGACCTGCTTGCTAGAGGTCCAAGTATTTTTTCTCCATATATTTCTTTCTAGTTTGCCTTAGGTATTCATCTAACATGACACAACTTTATGTTTAGGAGAGAACTCATTAAAGATTGACCTGATGGACTGGCATGGGGAAAGACGTTATGCAATCTATGAAAATTTCCAGCTTGCAAATGAGCAGGTAAGAAATGGAGAGAGCAGTGATATGCTTGCTTTGGTCTGTGAGGGTGGGGCAGCTGCATATGCAGCATCACACCAGTATCAGGGTTGTATCTACAGCTCTGCAAAACTCACCTGCTCTGGTTTCCTGGGCTTCCTAGTTTGTCTGACTGACAAACAGCCCTGGGATCAGGGACATAAACCTGGGACATTTTCCTTACAACTGAGTGCCCAGGTCAGTGGGTGACAGGATCACACATTTGTGCCCTCTTGCTAACTGTGCTGCTGAACAGAGGGCAGTTCCCTGCCACAGGGCACAGAGATTCCCACATGTATTTGCCTCTGGCCTCATGATTTAAAGTCTTCTGTGAGTGAGAAGACCCTTAGTGTTTGAGCCTCTGCAACTAAATGGAACCCTGTTCTCCTGCTTCCTAAGAGATTGTTTCAGACTGTCACATAAAAGGCAAGTGCCAGAGCAAATCCTCtcaactttattttaaaataaaacagggaaTTCTAATCAAAGCTTTGAAAGAGCAGTTGTAAGTTCCTATCTTGGAGAGAGGTACCTGTAGCACTATACCTACTGCTACAGACACAAAAAGCCCGAAGACAGACACATCCTGTATTTTCATGCTGTGCTTTCTTGCTGTAGGCAGTGTCCAGCTCCATACAGGTGCTGCTCTTTGAAGACTAAATACCTTTCTTTGCCTTCCTGAACACCACATGTAACTAGCCCAAATAACCAAGGATACTGCATGGGCCAGTCTTAGTTCCAACTCCATCACCGCTCCAGAAATGTGCACATTACGCTCAGTTTGCAGTTAGAGGTTTCTTATGAAAAGTTTGAACAGCTACATTTCAATACCTTACTGCcatttttcataaagaaatgaGGCCAATGATGACAGGAGAAAGCCCACAACACAAATGTGACCATCCACTTAATATCAAATATCTCTTTGACCAGTTAGCTGTGCACAATGGAACTATTATTCTAACTACTCCTACCAGGACCAGATCATAGAAATCAGATGGCTTCTAGTCCTTGGAAGAGCTAAATGCCTAAGCATTTATTCCAGCTGAAGGACTGATATGTTTATGAAGGCAATTACTTGACACTTGGCAGTTTTCTGCTAAGTTGTTCTTGATCAGCTAGAAAGAGCTTTCCATCTTGCTGTAAACTGTATTAAATGGTTGTTGAATGACAGTAAAGCTGGAGCCTtttgtagcagcagcagcagtaattACCAATCCCTTCTGGAAGTTTAAATCCTGCACTGATCTACACTAGGATCATTAAAGCATGGAGACAAAAGTCACCCTTGACTTCAACAATCATGCCTTTGTCAGTGGATGAAATGTTCAGAGCTAATTTAGCCTCAAAActgtgaggaaaggcagaaagaatGGATATCAAATAGATGTTTCACATATTCTTGCAGGAAAATTACAGGTTATGGTTTGGCACCTATTCTGGTAATGCTGGCGACGGTCTGTCTGGTGGGAGCAATTTTGAAGATCAGTGGTCAGCTTCTCACAGAGGGATGCAGTTCACCACATTTGATAAGGATCACGATCAGTTCCTGGCAGGCAACTGTGCATCAGAGAATAAGGGTGGCTGGTGGTTTAACAGGTATGGAAAAcagctgattcctcctggatGTGTAGGTTGTGGGTGGCTGCACAGCTGAGAGGACTTGCCTGCCTtacagcagctggaggctgctgtgtGCACTTGCCACCCGGCACAGCCAAACCTAAGATGTTCAGACCTACAGATcctcaaaggaaaacaatttacTACTTTTATTATAGCAAAGCAGGTAAGTTGAATTCACCCATTAAGAAAATGGGTCAGAACAAATGCACAGGGGACAATGACCTGGAAGGAAAAGAGCTCAGTTAAAATTCCTGAAAGTGCTTTGTGTTATACTCCAGTGAAGAAAACAACTGTAGCCATGGTAAGGTGAAGTGGGTAGAAAGGACATTTCGCTAGAGTGGAGCATCCAAGGGCAGGGCTACCCCATAACAGTTACGAGAGTATATTTGCTGTTTGGGCATATGCCACATATCCATGGATAAGGACTCATGTTTAACAGCCCTGGAATCTGGGATGTAACACTCTCagattttctctgctttagTACAGGATGAGCCTCTTAGGCCAGATTCTTATCACATACCAATTGAAATCGGTGGAGCTAAAAAAATATACATCAATAGCAGGATTTACCTTGATGAAAAGACATCTGTATTTTTAGGTGTCAATATGGAGCTGCCTACACCTGAGCTAGAGCGTACCAGATGGCATTACACCCCTTTGTTCAGGCCATGCAGTTCTAATGTCCATAATTAATACACCTGAAGGAGTCAACAGGCAGAATTATCTGACCAGTGTAGGTGTCTGCTTTAGGATGACCCACATATTCCTGTGTTCCATGAAAAGCATTAACCATTTAGTCCATCCCACCCTGGTATATCTAGATATTCTGTTGTGTGAAAACGGTACTTCACTGCAATGATGCAGAATCTTCTCATGCTAAACTGAATTCCCTTCTTGTCTTTCCTACATTGTTCCAAGGTGCCATGCAGTAAACCTCAATGGGCGATACTACAAAAGAGGGAAGTACAGCGGACCCCATGATGACGGCTTGGTTTGGTCTACATGGCACGGGATGTGGTACTCACTGAAATATTCAGCCATGAAAATCAGGGCTCCATTCTTTATCGACAGAGAGAGTGGAGATGGTGAGAACAGTCAAGCCAGCTGAAgcctgctgctttggaaagagaaaagcacaggCTGAAAAGAGTGGTCTAAGTTCATAgtcagtgctctgctgctgccaatCACCAAACCTGCACTTGATAGCTGGAGTTGCACCTGCTTCTGCTACCTGAAGCTAACAGCACGAGTTGTTTGAACACAGCCAGACAACAATTTAATAAAAAGCATATAGATCACAGTCATGGAATAACCAGAGATTTCTTCTTCAGCAGTTTTCAAGATTTTGTTGGAGAATGTTTATTGAAAGTTCTCTGGACTTAGAAGGATCAAGCATGTCCTTTAATCAATCTATACTTTTCTCATCTTAACCATCAGTGTTTCAGTTATGAGAACATCAGGATAGAAAGAACAAGGGCATGGGGAATTGGACTTCAACTTGTGTGCCTTTGTTAGTGCTTTGCTCTGcatcaggaaaatgtttttaagcaACTTTCCCTATGGTTCTAATTGCCACACTTCAGTTGCAGAGTGCTCCTGGAGTGTGTGAAAGCAAACCTGTGGATGGGCATGCTCCAACTGCTAATCTGCATCCAGACTAAAGCTGCTTCAAAGTAAACACCCACAATATGGACAGTGTGAGTTCCATTCCAAAAGCTTCCAGTTGCAGATCCACTGCTAGAGTATAACACAAGACATTAAAGCAGACAAAGTTTTAAACCTCAGATTAAAATTATGCAGATTTTACTAAAATTAAGGTGAACACAGATATTCCTAGGGGTTCCTAAAATGCAGTCATGATTCTCCTGTACATTCTCCTGTAATTTACCAGATGACTTTGCATTAGTGAAGAGGAATCAGAAAGTGGTTGAACCACAAGGCACACTGCTTTCACTGTCTCACTGGGGTGAAATGAAAGAGCAACACAAATGACTGAAAGAAATGGGATactgaagatttattttctacagCTGTTAATAACAACAGTTAAAAATGAACAGCAGAACCAGCTTGATGCAAATAATTTAACTGCCATGCTGCAGAATAAacctgcttcctttttttctgatttataataatttttaaactggtatttcttttccatttaattacttttatatCCATATATACTGTAATTTGTATACATATCAACAAAGAGTGAAATAAAACCATCTGAGTAGGACTTAATACTTTTTATCTGGTTTTCTACAATAGGAATGTGAACAGAAATCTGGATCAAAATCCTGGAAAGCTCATAATATGAGAAATGTATTCTTTCAGTGTTGGCTCTGGTGCTTTTTCACCTGTTGTCCTGGGTAGTTGAAAGGGTCTGCAAGGTAAGCTGAATTTTCATGACTCAAGCTGTCCTGGAGACAATGCAGAGGCACAAGGTGAAGGTTCAGTTTAAAACTTGATTTGGTTCCTCTGCTTCCTAGATATCCCAGAGACTGCAAGCATGAACATCCCAGCGTAATGGGCAgcactccagggagctgtgctcctAGACCCTGTGCCCTTGGCTAGACTGCCCCCCTGCCCTCTTCTCAAGCATGCTCATGTGGAGTGAAATTTTCACCAAAATGTCTGAAATGAGATTGCCCTTGTGAAAGAAGGGCTGCAAAAAGGCAGCACTTACTCTTTCCCTTCTGATCACTGCTTCTGTATTTTGATATGGTAAAATCTCAGTGCAAGATTGTAACTGCATGTTGGGACACAAGGAATGACTCTGCACACCTTATAACTGTGTGGCCTCTGAGGAGCACTGAGGGCAGAAAGGATAATTTTTGTTGAAGACACAGAGAAATGTGAGTGAAATAAGTTCATGTCTTCTGGCAGTTGATGCTCAATCCCATCCTTCAGTAGAGGGCTAAGGAAGTAGGGCAAAGATTGTGGAAAATACAGCAGTTAGGGGACAGCATTTGTGGTCTGGCAGTTCATTAAGCATCTGGTAACCCATCTGATAATGGATTATCAAGCTGGAGATGAAGTCAGCAGGGCTTAATCAGACAACCAGCACCAAGTCCAGCTCCCCATTGAGTGAGCAATGAGAAATCTGGAGCCTGTTTCCCTGTGCATCAGTATGGAGGAGAAGGCATTAGAGCTGGACTGCCTTCAGAAAAACATCGGAGTCAGGGTGATTCTCCTGTCTCTGACAGGGAAAGGGAGGCCAAGGCACGAcgagctgggagggaaggggtttgCCCTGCTGCCTTTGATGCAAAATGTACCAAGTACATCTAATGCATAAGACAGCCCAACACTGGGACAACTTTGCAGAAAGCAGCATCTGATTTAGAGCAATGTTGCCCCTTCTCTGCCCTCCTGTGGCAAAGAAAACCCCCTCTGAGACGCAAGGGTCACAGGGCTTTGTGCAGGAGCCTGCAAATCCCACAGCAAACCCCAGGAAGCATTTCAGAAGCACCTTTAATCTTAATAAACAGGGTAGAATGCCACTAGCGGAGTACTTAGTGGATCTGAGGGCTACCACCAAGCTCTAATCCCTCCTGCTGATGCTTAGAGGAATGCTTGCTGAATGTTGCTGCACTGCACATCTGATGTCCCATTTCTCCAGGGTCTCTCTCCCACGCTGAGAGGCTCCACAAAGCTTAAACAGAtactgcagccctgcagctccaatAATGGTGGATTGCTGCTTCAGAGAGAAAGTACTGCACACCACAGACCTTACCTTAGTACAGGCAGGGTAAGTAACCTGAGCAGCAATTGTTTCAGAGGTCTGATTTCCAGCTCATTCA
Proteins encoded:
- the LOC103812566 gene encoding fibrinogen-like protein 1, which encodes MSVMMHWLLLLLLLVSFGSPAPRFSDKDICLLDNNKLRQRLKHLQDLLYLYELQLKDILENTYHRTKSQLFSGNRSVQHEMLLPTTSGNLIVYDQDCSAVYGRKSTTSGYYRIRPRADREPFLAFCDMSDGGGWTVIQRRSNGKENFNRKWDDYKLGFGKFQGKNDEYWLGNDHIHDLLARGENSLKIDLMDWHGERRYAIYENFQLANEQENYRLWFGTYSGNAGDGLSGGSNFEDQWSASHRGMQFTTFDKDHDQFLAGNCASENKGGWWFNRCHAVNLNGRYYKRGKYSGPHDDGLVWSTWHGMWYSLKYSAMKIRAPFFIDRESGDGENSQAS